The following are from one region of the Thermococcus cleftensis genome:
- a CDS encoding glycoside hydrolase family 88 protein — METLIWNSLLSLYSWVKKERYRGWDPYDWLSSPIAKKLKSKPVNFILLQANLYSPINLRPKLRIKKGISNKAVALFAQSYLTLSSITGRPEFKAEAKRALSLLDEYKIETSTGIGWPSHYFSFFGPKHLLTPEVPDIVGTCEAIKAFSMGYKEYKLKKYKRIASKAVNHILNEHLSQKGDVAYFKYTPHEEGKIVFNVSALTLESLSYYLRLVEYDEKLVKIGSRTIKFLLQYQTPNGAWPYSYYLDSKKFYFQLDYHQGFIIDGLLEFLPYIMDQHLARKTMDSILKATKFYMDVQFNHQGVSYYRYPIKYPIDVHNQAQGIITFSKLYNTFNEPKYLNFAERIAEWTIKNMQDPSGYFYSHKWPGFANKIPYMRWGQAWMMMALATLLKTYTNNQRGAIWKPG, encoded by the coding sequence ATGGAAACCTTAATCTGGAATTCATTGTTGTCCCTGTATTCATGGGTAAAAAAGGAGAGATATAGGGGGTGGGATCCTTATGATTGGCTTTCATCCCCGATAGCAAAAAAACTGAAGAGTAAACCTGTTAATTTCATCCTCCTGCAAGCCAATCTATATTCTCCAATAAATCTCCGCCCAAAGCTCAGGATTAAAAAAGGGATCAGCAACAAAGCGGTGGCCTTATTTGCTCAATCTTACCTAACTCTCAGTAGCATAACAGGACGACCAGAATTCAAGGCAGAAGCTAAACGTGCACTTTCATTATTGGATGAATATAAAATAGAAACTTCCACAGGCATTGGATGGCCCAGCCACTATTTTAGCTTTTTTGGGCCAAAACATTTGCTAACTCCCGAGGTGCCTGACATTGTAGGAACCTGCGAAGCCATAAAGGCATTCTCGATGGGATACAAAGAGTACAAACTAAAAAAATACAAACGCATTGCTTCTAAAGCTGTAAATCATATTTTAAACGAACACCTCAGTCAAAAGGGTGATGTGGCGTATTTTAAATACACTCCTCACGAAGAGGGAAAAATTGTATTCAACGTATCTGCACTAACACTAGAATCCCTGAGCTACTACCTTCGGCTTGTTGAATATGATGAAAAATTAGTAAAAATTGGATCAAGGACTATAAAGTTCCTACTTCAATACCAAACACCAAATGGAGCCTGGCCGTATTCGTATTATCTTGACTCAAAAAAGTTCTACTTCCAACTTGATTATCATCAGGGGTTTATCATTGATGGTTTGCTTGAGTTTCTGCCCTATATCATGGATCAGCATCTAGCAAGAAAAACTATGGACTCTATACTAAAAGCCACTAAGTTTTACATGGACGTCCAGTTTAACCACCAAGGAGTTTCATATTATCGCTATCCAATAAAGTATCCCATTGATGTTCATAATCAGGCCCAGGGAATAATAACTTTTTCAAAGCTTTACAACACATTCAATGAACCGAAATACTTGAATTTCGCTGAAAGAATAGCAGAGTGGACTATTAAGAACATGCAGGACCCAAGTGGGTATTTTTACTCTCACAAATGGCCAGGTTTTGCTAACAAAATACCCTACATGAGATGGGGTCAAGCCTGGATGATGATGGCGTTAGCCACACTCCTAAAGACATACACAAACAACCAGAGGGGTGCTATATGGAAACCAGGGTGA
- a CDS encoding sulfotransferase family protein, giving the protein METRVKLRHPIFIVSIFRTGSTLLTNILNANSFIAMIPEEIHLWNPYPWAFDVMTLCKTHKISNERDIEMLIDKLFSERVLYGGFWKKLNKFELKKERVTKNAIKIYQEFGEISCIDIVNLVFLEFLSNTDKIRIGGKNPVYGRNVELLNTLYPDSKIICLVRDPRAIYLSKTNDEFSREVKSKLRWKCLVTLFDFATLVRIILEYTWLFRTCKSHKNDENVILTRYEDIVTSPRENLKKLCQFLDVPFEKDMLYVTGKPSSIDNKTTRRSIDPKSAYKWRKKIKPWQYWILTEILHKSIEWFGYPVKAYDSYNNDD; this is encoded by the coding sequence ATGGAAACCAGGGTGAAGCTTCGTCATCCGATTTTTATAGTAAGCATCTTCCGGACCGGTTCAACTTTACTCACGAATATTCTAAATGCAAATTCATTTATTGCTATGATTCCGGAGGAAATCCACCTATGGAATCCATATCCGTGGGCATTTGACGTTATGACACTATGCAAAACACACAAGATTTCGAACGAAAGAGACATTGAAATGCTTATAGATAAATTATTTTCGGAGCGAGTACTTTACGGCGGATTCTGGAAGAAACTTAACAAATTTGAACTAAAGAAAGAGCGAGTTACTAAAAATGCAATTAAAATCTACCAAGAATTTGGAGAAATCTCTTGTATAGATATAGTTAACCTAGTTTTTTTAGAGTTTTTGTCCAATACGGATAAAATTAGAATCGGTGGAAAAAATCCGGTTTACGGTCGAAATGTTGAGTTACTGAACACTCTTTATCCAGATAGCAAAATTATCTGTCTTGTTAGAGACCCCAGGGCCATATACTTATCAAAGACCAATGACGAGTTTTCAAGAGAGGTGAAATCCAAGTTGCGCTGGAAGTGTCTTGTGACACTCTTTGACTTTGCGACATTAGTCAGGATTATACTAGAATATACGTGGCTGTTTAGGACATGCAAGAGTCACAAGAATGATGAAAATGTTATTCTTACTAGATACGAAGACATCGTAACTTCTCCCCGAGAAAATCTCAAAAAGTTATGCCAGTTCTTGGATGTTCCCTTTGAGAAAGATATGCTTTATGTAACTGGCAAACCATCAAGCATAGACAACAAAACGACCCGCAGAAGTATTGATCCGAAAAGTGCATACAAATGGAGAAAAAAAATAAAACCCTGGCAATATTGGATATTAACAGAAATATTACATAAAAGCATCGAATGGTTTGGATACCCGGTGAAGGCCTATGATTCATATAATAATGACGATTGA
- the wecB gene encoding non-hydrolyzing UDP-N-acetylglucosamine 2-epimerase translates to MKIATVVGARPQFIKMAPVSRELRKYFDEIVIHTGQHYDYEMNRIFFEQLSIPEPDYYLGVGSGSHGYQTGEMLKRIEEVLMKEKSDLVLVYGDTNSTLAGALAAVKLHIKVAHVEAGLRSFDRKMPEEVNRVLTDHISDYLFAPTETAVKNLQKEGITEGVYLTGDVMYDALLYNIEIARKNSNILEELGLKPKEYLLATVHRAENTDNRENLENIIDAFIESKELIVFPAHPRTQKYLKAYGLMEKIEKAPNIVLTQPVGYLDMLVLEENAKKILTDSGGVQKEAYFLKVPCITLRTRTEWVETVEDGWNVLVGADKGSILNAIRSFEPRGETYSYRFGDGKASEKIVGIFTGRRD, encoded by the coding sequence ATGAAAATAGCAACCGTGGTCGGAGCGAGACCCCAGTTCATCAAGATGGCCCCAGTTTCGAGGGAGCTGAGGAAGTACTTTGACGAGATTGTAATCCACACCGGTCAGCATTACGATTACGAGATGAACAGGATATTCTTTGAACAGCTGAGTATTCCAGAGCCGGACTACTACCTCGGCGTCGGCTCTGGAAGCCACGGCTACCAGACCGGGGAGATGCTGAAGAGGATTGAGGAAGTTCTAATGAAGGAGAAATCTGATTTAGTTCTGGTCTACGGGGATACAAACTCGACACTCGCCGGCGCTCTCGCCGCCGTTAAGCTTCACATAAAGGTGGCCCACGTTGAGGCAGGCCTAAGGAGCTTCGACAGGAAAATGCCCGAGGAGGTGAACAGGGTTCTGACAGATCACATCAGCGACTACCTCTTTGCCCCCACCGAAACCGCGGTAAAAAACCTTCAAAAGGAGGGAATCACGGAGGGAGTTTACCTAACCGGGGACGTAATGTATGATGCCCTCCTTTATAACATTGAAATTGCAAGGAAAAACTCAAACATTCTGGAAGAATTGGGTCTAAAGCCTAAGGAGTACCTGCTGGCCACCGTCCACAGGGCGGAGAACACTGACAACCGGGAGAACCTGGAGAACATCATTGATGCATTCATCGAGAGTAAGGAGTTGATAGTCTTTCCAGCCCATCCAAGGACCCAGAAGTACCTGAAGGCCTACGGGCTGATGGAAAAGATTGAAAAAGCCCCAAACATTGTTCTAACACAACCAGTGGGCTATTTAGACATGCTCGTCCTTGAGGAGAACGCCAAGAAGATTTTGACGGACTCCGGCGGGGTTCAGAAGGAGGCGTACTTCCTCAAGGTCCCCTGCATAACACTAAGAACGAGGACGGAATGGGTTGAGACGGTAGAGGACGGGTGGAACGTGCTCGTTGGAGCCGACAAGGGCAGCATCCTGAACGCAATAAGGAGCTTTGAGCCAAGGGGTGAGACGTACTCGTACAGGTTCGGGGACGGGAAGGCGAGTGAGAAGATCGTGGGGATATTCACCGGACGGAGGGATTAA
- a CDS encoding glycosyltransferase, protein MVGTVKTRGAGGMATHTEELITHLRKLGITVEHYKTAPAKEYPKVIDKLLRAYTRTIGLSIKLLKDSKNFDIVHIQASGPLGGLLPAIIGAVWRKLLRFNLIVTFHYRPDKEFLKKHKRIFDLIFSQAEVFFVVSQKQRENITEIFGDKAAQKTMLTYNGFDSNIFHPMDKRLCREKLGLPVQKKIILNVANMYPVKGHKYLIESMKYIINHRRDILLVIVGDGPSRDELEEQVKQLQLDECVKLIGPRPHSEIPLWMNAADLFVLSSLSEGNPTVMFEALGVGLPFVGTAVGGIPEIIISKDYGLLCPPKDPECLAEKILIALNKEWDREKIRKYAEQFTWDNIAKRTLEVYRTVTTKLNE, encoded by the coding sequence ATGGTCGGAACCGTTAAAACCAGAGGAGCCGGTGGCATGGCAACCCACACGGAAGAACTAATAACCCACCTACGCAAATTGGGAATTACCGTTGAGCATTACAAGACTGCCCCTGCCAAAGAATATCCTAAAGTAATAGACAAACTACTCCGAGCGTACACTCGGACAATAGGACTGTCCATTAAATTATTAAAGGATTCCAAAAACTTTGACATTGTGCATATCCAAGCTTCTGGACCATTAGGGGGACTTCTTCCAGCTATTATTGGTGCGGTCTGGAGAAAATTACTGAGATTTAATCTAATAGTAACATTCCATTATAGGCCTGACAAAGAGTTCTTAAAAAAACACAAACGAATCTTTGACTTGATTTTTTCTCAGGCCGAGGTATTCTTCGTTGTTTCTCAGAAACAGAGGGAAAACATTACGGAGATATTTGGGGACAAAGCAGCACAAAAAACCATGCTGACATACAATGGGTTTGATTCAAATATATTTCACCCAATGGATAAGAGATTATGTAGAGAAAAGCTTGGACTGCCCGTTCAGAAAAAAATTATATTAAATGTTGCTAATATGTATCCCGTTAAAGGACATAAATATTTGATAGAATCGATGAAATATATAATTAATCATCGACGAGATATTCTCCTTGTTATCGTGGGGGATGGCCCAAGTAGGGATGAGTTAGAAGAACAGGTAAAACAACTACAACTAGATGAGTGTGTTAAGCTTATTGGCCCACGGCCTCATTCTGAGATTCCGCTGTGGATGAATGCTGCTGATTTGTTCGTGTTATCGAGCTTGAGTGAAGGCAACCCCACTGTAATGTTTGAAGCATTAGGGGTTGGACTTCCCTTTGTAGGAACCGCAGTTGGAGGCATTCCTGAGATAATAATCTCCAAGGACTATGGTTTACTGTGTCCCCCAAAAGACCCAGAATGCCTAGCGGAAAAAATTTTAATAGCCCTGAACAAAGAGTGGGACAGAGAGAAGATAAGAAAGTACGCGGAGCAGTTCACGTGGGATAATATCGCAAAGAGAACTCTGGAAGTATACAGAACTGTCACAACTAAATTGAACGAATAG
- a CDS encoding sulfatase-like hydrolase/transferase: MIDKPNIILIILDTLRKDYGEKYLGPMLQELGFVYYPNAIAPSPWTLPTHASIFTGRYPAFHGAHETNVIKIPKVRLKRYREYLPAYLSNIGYHTSLISANVLVQPAFGFNGFHESYDIFWAPPQKITRSDLEKIKRYSPKKANYIMIALKLLRHGEISTIWHATFDILWNRGILPRLKRYPLEKGATQAISILKKKVRSKGKNFIFVNLIEVHEPYSMRYPSQGGIVLTLTGKVTEDILKDWQKGYIKETIYLREKLRDLLNTLQERIDFDNSLIIVTSDHGQLLGEDNRIGHGAFLDDELIRVPLWIKYPESWREKPKEESHRTGYISLTNLYHFVLSSLTKPEISTDTLFSHVAFSESYGSPNYIPELEISKEHRELLNKVEKYRIAIYYKNFKGIFNVTDWKFEEIRSYDPNVEVTEDVVKHMKKEVIKFLKTATVAKVPKIKI, from the coding sequence ATGATAGACAAACCAAACATTATCTTAATAATCCTCGACACCCTCCGCAAAGATTACGGGGAGAAATACTTGGGCCCAATGCTCCAGGAGCTCGGATTCGTCTACTACCCAAATGCAATTGCCCCCTCACCGTGGACGTTGCCCACCCACGCCTCTATTTTTACGGGCAGGTATCCCGCATTTCACGGGGCCCATGAGACCAATGTCATAAAAATACCCAAGGTCAGGCTTAAAAGATACCGCGAATACCTGCCAGCATACCTTTCAAATATCGGGTACCATACAAGTCTCATAAGCGCAAATGTGTTGGTTCAGCCTGCCTTTGGTTTCAATGGGTTTCATGAAAGTTACGATATTTTCTGGGCTCCTCCTCAAAAAATAACCCGCTCAGATTTAGAAAAAATCAAAAGATACTCTCCCAAAAAAGCAAATTATATCATGATTGCTCTGAAGTTACTTCGTCATGGTGAGATATCAACCATCTGGCATGCAACTTTTGACATTTTGTGGAACCGGGGAATCCTTCCGCGTCTAAAAAGGTATCCTCTTGAGAAAGGAGCGACCCAGGCAATCTCTATTTTAAAGAAAAAAGTAAGGTCTAAGGGCAAGAACTTTATCTTTGTAAACCTTATAGAAGTCCATGAGCCATATAGTATGCGGTACCCATCTCAAGGGGGGATAGTGCTCACACTTACCGGGAAAGTCACAGAGGACATTTTAAAGGATTGGCAAAAAGGGTATATAAAAGAGACGATATACTTGAGAGAGAAGTTAAGAGACTTACTGAACACCTTGCAGGAAAGGATAGACTTCGACAATTCTCTGATTATTGTTACAAGCGATCATGGACAGCTTCTAGGAGAGGACAATCGCATTGGGCATGGGGCATTTTTAGACGACGAACTCATTAGGGTACCTTTATGGATAAAATATCCTGAATCATGGAGAGAAAAACCAAAAGAGGAGTCTCATCGTACTGGTTACATTTCACTAACTAATCTCTATCACTTTGTACTCAGTAGTCTAACTAAACCAGAGATATCCACAGATACCCTATTCTCACATGTGGCATTCTCTGAAAGTTATGGAAGCCCGAACTACATCCCAGAACTGGAAATATCAAAAGAACACAGGGAACTATTGAACAAAGTTGAAAAATACCGCATCGCCATCTACTACAAGAACTTCAAGGGCATCTTCAACGTCACGGACTGGAAGTTCGAGGAAATCAGATCCTACGATCCCAACGTGGAAGTTACGGAAGACGTTGTAAAGCACATGAAAAAGGAAGTCATAAAGTTCCTCAAGACCGCCACCGTTGCCAAAGTCCCAAAGATAAAAATCTAA
- a CDS encoding nucleotide sugar dehydrogenase, translating to MKLIGLNREEVKTAIKSGEVTIAVYGMGKMGLPLAAVFADHGARVIGVDINEKVVEMINRGENHVKEEPGLDELVRRNVEAGRLEATTDGVWAAKKADVMIILVPTLTDERGNLKLGPVYDVAEKISQGLERGDIVITEATMPPGTTESLIPILEKSGLKLGEFGLAHAPERTMTGTAIRDITGQYPKIVGASDEKILEAVIGIYETINRKGVIPMSSIKAAEAVKVFEGVYRDVNIALANELAMWCEEHGLDALEVFQAANTQPYCHLHMPGAGVGGHCIPVYPWFVINLAKKTNPRLIKTAREINDSMPHHVVELTVKALNQVGKPLKGSNVLVLGLTFRGGVREFMKAAAKPIIQELREWGANVYAYDPLCTREDAERFGAEWKEDFKDIDAIVITADHREFKELDLEKLAGEMRTKVIVDGRNVLDPEKAKKLGFKYYRVGYTPQ from the coding sequence ATGAAGCTCATCGGGTTGAACAGGGAGGAGGTTAAAACCGCCATCAAGAGCGGTGAGGTTACAATAGCCGTCTACGGCATGGGGAAAATGGGCCTTCCCTTGGCGGCGGTCTTCGCGGACCACGGTGCCAGGGTCATAGGGGTTGACATCAACGAGAAGGTCGTCGAGATGATCAACAGAGGAGAGAACCACGTGAAGGAAGAGCCAGGTCTCGATGAACTCGTCAGGAGGAATGTCGAAGCCGGAAGGTTAGAGGCAACTACTGACGGAGTATGGGCGGCCAAAAAGGCTGATGTCATGATAATCCTCGTCCCAACCCTCACGGATGAGAGGGGCAACCTCAAGCTCGGCCCGGTCTACGATGTAGCTGAAAAGATATCCCAGGGACTGGAAAGGGGGGACATAGTCATTACGGAGGCCACCATGCCCCCGGGGACTACTGAGAGCTTGATTCCAATTCTGGAGAAGTCAGGACTCAAGCTCGGAGAGTTTGGCCTTGCCCACGCTCCCGAGAGAACCATGACGGGAACAGCTATCAGGGACATAACCGGCCAGTACCCCAAGATAGTCGGAGCGAGCGACGAGAAGATCCTTGAAGCCGTCATTGGCATCTATGAAACCATAAACAGGAAGGGAGTCATTCCAATGAGCTCCATTAAAGCGGCAGAGGCGGTAAAGGTCTTTGAGGGCGTTTACAGGGACGTTAACATTGCCCTCGCCAACGAGCTCGCCATGTGGTGCGAGGAGCACGGGCTGGACGCTCTCGAAGTCTTTCAGGCGGCGAATACACAGCCCTACTGCCACCTGCACATGCCAGGGGCTGGAGTTGGCGGTCACTGCATTCCAGTTTACCCCTGGTTCGTGATAAACCTCGCGAAAAAGACCAACCCCCGCCTGATCAAAACGGCCAGGGAAATCAACGACTCGATGCCTCACCACGTTGTCGAACTCACCGTAAAAGCCCTGAACCAGGTTGGAAAACCGCTGAAGGGAAGCAACGTCCTAGTGCTAGGATTGACCTTCCGGGGCGGCGTCAGGGAGTTCATGAAGGCCGCGGCAAAGCCCATAATTCAGGAGCTCAGAGAGTGGGGCGCCAACGTTTACGCCTACGACCCGCTGTGCACGCGGGAGGACGCGGAGCGTTTTGGTGCCGAGTGGAAGGAGGACTTCAAGGACATAGACGCGATAGTCATAACAGCCGATCACAGGGAGTTCAAGGAGCTCGACCTTGAGAAGCTGGCGGGGGAGATGCGCACCAAAGTGATAGTGGACGGGAGGAACGTCCTCGACCCTGAAAAGGCTAAAAAATTGGGATTCAAATATTATAGAGTGGGCTACACTCCCCAGTAA
- a CDS encoding DUF354 domain-containing protein, whose translation MKTGIFINTPAQFHFYRNIARELKERGNEVKLLFRKYGEIGDLLRELGYNATIFSYRANSKYGKILALPFDVIRAYKYLKDFKPDVVTGFGVYDAYTSLLLKSGCVVFNDSEPRVNPLSYSVQFKLFMPFVDVLLTPESFRDDLGRKHLKIASYKEMAYLHPNYYSPRDDILDELGVSKGEDYVLLRFNAFDAVHDAGIRGFTREDKVRLVKELEKHATVFISAEGKVPREIEGNVLKVPKSRIHDVIYYAKLLVTDTQTMATEGALLGTPTIRSNKFVGPNDMGNFIELEERFGLMFNIRNPEKAIQKALELVQVENLKKEWQKKRKKLLEEKIDITSFMVWFLENYPESMEKFRENPDIQYRFR comes from the coding sequence ATGAAGACTGGAATCTTCATCAACACTCCGGCACAGTTTCACTTTTACCGTAACATCGCCAGGGAGCTCAAGGAGAGGGGAAACGAAGTAAAACTGCTGTTTAGAAAGTACGGCGAGATAGGAGACCTGCTCAGGGAGCTGGGGTACAACGCCACGATCTTCTCATACAGGGCCAACTCAAAATACGGGAAGATACTCGCCCTGCCCTTTGACGTTATAAGGGCGTACAAATATCTAAAAGATTTTAAGCCAGACGTGGTGACAGGGTTTGGGGTGTATGATGCCTACACCTCCCTGTTGCTGAAGAGCGGTTGCGTTGTCTTCAATGATTCCGAACCCAGGGTAAACCCGTTGTCGTATTCAGTCCAGTTCAAACTGTTCATGCCCTTCGTTGATGTCCTCCTAACCCCAGAGTCATTCAGAGATGACCTCGGTAGGAAGCACCTCAAAATAGCCAGCTACAAAGAGATGGCATACCTACACCCAAACTACTATTCCCCACGCGATGACATCCTCGATGAACTCGGAGTGTCCAAAGGAGAAGACTACGTTCTGCTGAGGTTTAACGCCTTTGACGCCGTCCACGACGCTGGCATCAGGGGGTTTACACGGGAGGACAAGGTAAGGCTTGTAAAAGAACTCGAAAAACACGCCACAGTTTTCATATCCGCAGAGGGCAAGGTGCCGAGGGAAATCGAGGGCAACGTCCTTAAAGTTCCCAAGAGCAGGATACACGATGTCATCTACTACGCAAAGCTCCTCGTCACGGATACACAGACAATGGCAACTGAGGGAGCGTTACTGGGAACACCAACGATCAGGAGCAACAAGTTCGTTGGTCCAAACGATATGGGAAACTTCATTGAGCTTGAGGAGCGCTTTGGGCTGATGTTCAACATCCGTAATCCAGAGAAAGCCATCCAAAAAGCCCTCGAGCTGGTGCAGGTGGAGAACCTCAAGAAGGAATGGCAGAAGAAGAGGAAGAAACTCCTTGAGGAGAAGATAGATATAACGTCGTTCATGGTCTGGTTCCTTGAGAACTACCCCGAGAGCATGGAGAAGTTCAGAGAGAATCCGGACATCCAATACCGCTTCAGGTGA
- a CDS encoding glycosyltransferase family 2 protein, which produces MYRGKKIGVSVPAYNEEKLIGRTIDEMPDFVDRIYVVDDASTDRTSDVVREIMKKDGRVELIRHEKNQGVGGAIVSGWKRGLEEGMDVLAVMAGDNQMDPKYLPKLLDPIVEGRAEIAKGTRFHGGYWKEMPWIRLFGTFLLNVLNKIASGYWNVNDPQNGYVAISAEALKKLDLDSLHRGYAFENDVLIKANVAGLRVINVPVRIRYRVGEVSKLKILRFASSTSKFLLKSFLWRVWVKYLRRGHPLGVLYYAGTILIISSLGFVVISIDTALKIFGLGTLSFGSACLIEAWRYNK; this is translated from the coding sequence ATGTATAGGGGTAAAAAGATTGGGGTCTCAGTTCCCGCTTACAATGAGGAAAAATTGATAGGGAGAACCATAGATGAGATGCCCGACTTTGTGGACAGGATATATGTAGTTGATGATGCTTCCACCGACAGAACCTCGGACGTGGTCAGAGAGATAATGAAAAAGGATGGAAGAGTTGAGCTGATACGGCACGAAAAAAATCAGGGCGTAGGCGGTGCCATTGTGTCAGGCTGGAAGAGGGGATTGGAGGAAGGTATGGACGTTCTTGCCGTTATGGCCGGGGATAACCAGATGGATCCCAAATACCTACCAAAACTTCTTGACCCGATAGTAGAAGGGAGGGCAGAGATAGCCAAGGGCACTAGATTTCACGGGGGATACTGGAAAGAGATGCCGTGGATACGCCTCTTTGGGACGTTTTTGCTGAACGTTTTGAACAAGATTGCCTCCGGGTACTGGAACGTTAACGATCCCCAAAATGGATACGTTGCCATTTCCGCAGAAGCCCTCAAAAAACTTGACTTGGATTCCCTCCACAGGGGGTACGCATTTGAAAACGACGTCCTTATAAAAGCAAACGTGGCAGGGCTCAGGGTCATTAATGTGCCCGTGAGAATACGATACCGGGTTGGGGAGGTGTCCAAGCTTAAAATATTAAGATTCGCATCTTCAACGAGCAAGTTCCTCTTAAAATCGTTTCTGTGGAGGGTATGGGTAAAGTATCTCCGCAGGGGGCATCCCCTTGGTGTACTGTACTATGCTGGGACTATTCTCATTATCTCTTCGCTAGGATTTGTTGTGATCTCCATCGACACAGCACTCAAGATATTTGGACTGGGAACACTCAGCTTTGGTTCAGCGTGTCTCATAGAGGCATGGAGGTACAACAAATGA
- a CDS encoding polysaccharide deacetylase family protein produces MIHIIMTIDYEIFGNGRGDVKRHMIEPMNRLLGITNRYNVPLTIMFEVYEYIYFKKYDDRLRRDFGYSPAEIIQDQINTAYEHGHDIQLHIHPQFVKMRYIHKRFIPEIPELSVFDMNEQEVYNLIRRGKETLESMISANDYQCNALRLSNMGWVPAPVHVARAMERLGIVVHSLASMCAPIRTTGYQRIGDTRVYEIPIYTVPTKGYEYLKPRYLSTLAYVWLHSPPRIFKKSDKKLTSHKDHQNCRGIKWDLSKLSYKDMIKMLDYAIEHYDYENYEIPLVMIGHTKDFFNDKNLEKFIKTVLDEYKSTVRFSTFSKFITENLQR; encoded by the coding sequence ATGATTCATATAATAATGACGATTGATTACGAGATATTTGGAAATGGACGGGGAGATGTAAAACGTCATATGATTGAGCCGATGAACAGGCTCTTAGGTATCACTAACAGGTACAATGTGCCGCTAACAATAATGTTCGAAGTTTATGAGTATATTTACTTTAAAAAATACGACGACCGGCTTCGGAGGGATTTTGGATATAGCCCCGCAGAAATAATTCAAGATCAGATAAACACAGCATATGAGCATGGGCATGACATTCAGCTCCATATTCACCCACAGTTCGTCAAAATGAGATATATCCACAAAAGATTCATTCCAGAGATTCCGGAGTTATCCGTCTTTGATATGAATGAGCAAGAGGTGTACAATCTAATCCGTAGAGGGAAAGAGACCTTAGAGTCCATGATAAGTGCCAATGATTATCAATGCAATGCATTGAGATTGAGTAATATGGGGTGGGTTCCTGCTCCAGTACACGTGGCAAGGGCTATGGAACGGCTTGGTATTGTCGTTCATTCGTTGGCAAGTATGTGTGCACCCATCAGAACTACGGGCTACCAGAGAATCGGTGACACCCGTGTCTATGAGATACCAATCTATACAGTACCCACCAAAGGATACGAGTATTTAAAGCCAAGATATCTCTCAACACTCGCCTATGTGTGGTTACACAGCCCCCCCAGGATTTTCAAAAAATCCGATAAAAAACTCACAAGCCATAAAGATCATCAAAACTGCAGAGGAATAAAATGGGACCTCTCAAAGCTGTCATACAAGGACATGATAAAAATGCTTGACTATGCAATAGAGCACTATGACTATGAAAACTACGAAATCCCTCTGGTTATGATTGGGCACACAAAAGATTTCTTCAACGACAAAAATCTTGAAAAGTTCATTAAAACTGTCCTCGATGAATATAAGAGTACCGTTAGATTCAGTACATTTAGTAAATTTATAACTGAAAACTTACAACGGTGA